GGTCAGCCGGCGGCCCAGCGGCGCCGGCTCGGCCAGCGGCAGCTCGAGGTCCTGGCCGGCCATGGTGAGGCGCAGCGTGGGCTGGCGCTGGGCCGCGTCGTGCCAGGCCTCCAGGCTCAGCCAGGCCGCCCTGACCGGGCCCCGCAGTGCCGGCGAGGCGGCCTCGATGCCCTCGAAGGTGGCGGCCCCGCGGCGCAGACCCCAGGGCGCCGCGGCGGCGAACTCGAGCGCGCCTGCGCCGCCGGCGGCGCGGGCGCTGAGTCTGCGGCGGACGTCAGCGCTGCCGGCCTCGAGGGAAAGGCCGCGGGGCAGGACGAGGGCGACGGCGTTCAGGTTCCAGGGCCGTGCCGTGGCCTCGAGCTCGGCGGCGGCCAGCGACCAGCTTTCAGGGCCGGCGCTTTGGGCCAGGCCGATCTCCGCAATCTGCACCTTCAGCCAAAAGGGAAAGCCCTTGACCTCGACGCCACCATGGGAGACTTGGAACCCTTCGGCCCGGCGCTCCTCGGCCCAGCGCTCGAGTTCCACCGGCAGGCGGCCGGCGACATGGCTCCAGTACCAGCCGTAGCCCGCCAGGGCGGCGAAGACGATGAAGCTGGCGAAAACGGCTGTGGTCGCTGTGACCGGAAGGCGGGGCATGGACCTCGGGGTTGGGGGGCTTGCGGGTGGCCTGCGCCGCCGTTATAGACGCAGCACGGGCACAGCGCCAGCCGTGGGAAAGTCCTCCGGCCTTCCCCCTTCGGACTCCCTGTGGATCCCGCCATGACCGCACCGACCAGCGACCGTTCGCTTATGCTTGCCGCCATGCCCGGCCTCTTCGTGTTCCTTTGGAGCACCGGCTTCATCGGCGCCAAGCTGGGCCTGCCCTACATCGAGCCCATGACTTTTCTGGGCATTCGTTTTGTCATCGTGGCCGCCGTGCTGCTGGTGCTGAGCTATTTCATGAAGGCGCCCTGGCCCCGCAGTTGGGCCGCCGTGGGACACATCGTGGTGGCCGGTCTGGGCATCCATGCCATGTACCTGGGCGGCGTCTTCGCCTCCATCCACCAGGGCGTGCCGGCCGGCGTTTCGGCCCTGATCGTCTGCCTTCAGCCGTTGCTCACCGCCATCGCCGCCGGCCCCTTCCTGGGCGAGCGGATCACGCCCCGGCAATGGCT
This portion of the Alphaproteobacteria bacterium genome encodes:
- a CDS encoding DUF2125 domain-containing protein, with amino-acid sequence MPRLPVTATTAVFASFIVFAALAGYGWYWSHVAGRLPVELERWAEERRAEGFQVSHGGVEVKGFPFWLKVQIAEIGLAQSAGPESWSLAAAELEATARPWNLNAVALVLPRGLSLEAGSADVRRRLSARAAGGAGALEFAAAAPWGLRRGAATFEGIEAASPALRGPVRAAWLSLEAWHDAAQRQPTLRLTMAGQDLELPLAEPAPLGRRLTAFTATTALAYPLPWPPHRAGIAAWRDDGGVVELEQLEATMGPVDLGLEGTLALDRAMRPLAALKARLRGWREVVEVLVATGHLSVFEGAAAKIGLSLMAREGGVLHLPLTAQNGQLSSGRIRLGRLAPVFPPAE